One Buchnera aphidicola (Aphis glycines) genomic window, ATTTACTTTTATTACATGGTATTAAAGTAGATCAGGAAAAATTATTGTCTGATAATCCATGTGTTTTAAAAAAATATTTTTTTTTGCATGAAGAGTTGGAAACTTTAAAAAAAAAGAATAATTTAGATACAATGTGTTTTAATGATTTTTTAAGAAGAATCGAATATGAAATAACAGATTGTGAAAATATAATTAATAACGAATTTCGAAATAAAAATTGGAACGAAATTATCAATTCGACATCTCAATTATTGTTTTTAAAGAAAATAAAAAGAAAATTAAAAAAATAAAAATTTTTTTACTTAAATGACATAAATTAGGATGTTTTATATGATTTTTTTAAAAGACAAATTTAATCAAAAATTAATTTTAGGAATTGATTTTGGTACTACTTACTCTCTTATATCTACCATAGAAAATAATCATGCTGTGTTGTTATCCGATGACAAAAAACGTTATTTGTTGCCATCTATTGTACATTGTGGACAAGATAATTTTACTATAGGTTGGGATGCGACTAATCAAGTTCTTAAAGATCCAAAAAATACAGTTGTTTCAGTGAAACGC contains:
- the hscB gene encoding Fe-S protein assembly co-chaperone HscB, encoding MNYFTLFKLPKKFQINKDLLNQNFHKLQLKFHPDLFLNDSDSKKKWVLKKSIQINKGYTILKDSFNRSMYLLLLHGIKVDQEKLLSDNPCVLKKYFFLHEELETLKKKNNLDTMCFNDFLRRIEYEITDCENIINNEFRNKNWNEIINSTSQLLFLKKIKRKLKK